The following proteins are co-located in the Candidatus Hydrogenedentota bacterium genome:
- a CDS encoding four helix bundle suffix domain-containing protein, translating into MAYGSIPPHGGYADLLSYRKAEIVYDATVSFCDHFLDKYDRTRDQMIQAARSGKQNIIEGSMASGTSKETEIKLTNVARASLEELLADYRDFLRTRGLRLWDKDSREARYARNMANGTDVSYATYRTFVESRPPETVANIIVCLIHQTNYLLDQQLRRLERDFVNEGGLRERMFRARLAERNRQRRNEDPRS; encoded by the coding sequence ATGGCTTATGGCTCTATCCCGCCTCATGGCGGTTACGCTGACCTTCTTTCCTATCGGAAAGCCGAGATCGTCTATGACGCGACCGTCTCTTTCTGCGACCACTTCCTCGACAAATACGACCGCACCCGCGATCAGATGATCCAGGCGGCCCGGTCCGGTAAGCAGAATATCATCGAAGGCAGCATGGCTTCCGGCACATCCAAGGAGACGGAAATCAAACTAACCAACGTCGCCCGCGCCAGTCTCGAGGAACTCCTTGCCGACTACCGCGACTTCCTGCGGACACGTGGATTGCGCCTTTGGGACAAGGACAGCCGGGAAGCACGCTACGCGCGCAATATGGCGAATGGGACTGATGTATCCTATGCGACTTATCGGACCTTTGTTGAGAGCCGTCCACCGGAAACCGTGGCCAATATCATCGTCTGTCTGATTCACCAGACCAATTATCTCCTCGATCAGCAGCTCCGCCGGCTTGAACGGGACTTCGTCAACGAAGGCGGCTTGCGCGAGCGCATGTTCCGCGCCCGCTTGGCCGAACGCAACCGCCAGAGAAGAAACGAGGACCCGCGCTCATAA